In the Sphingobacterium sp. PCS056 genome, TCACATCGTTGGCAATACCCCAACGGATAATGTCAAATCTGCGTCTACCTTCACCGGCTAATTCAACTCTAAATTCGCGCCTAACCAGCTCCCTTAACTTGCCTTGAGAGGCATATTCAGATTCATTTACTTTAGGTAAACCTGCTCTTACTCTTACCTTGTTGAGTTGATCGTAAACGGTCGCATTAATTTGATTTAGTTCAATTTTAGCTTCAGCATTTAGCAGTAAAATCTCCGCATATCTCTGTACAATAATATTCACGCCTACATTCCACACATTACTATAAGATGAAGGGTTTTGAAGATATTTACGGTAATTATATCCTGAAGTAGATGCGTTATCTGCACTTGCCGGATGATCTTTGGTATCGCCTAATGGGTCGAAGTATTTTCCAGCATACAATGCTCCTGGGTAGACGATCGTAGCAGCTAGTCTTGGATCTCGATTATCATAAGGTTTAGCAGGGTTGTAAGTCGTAGAGGAAGCAATGGTTTTTCCGTCCTTCGTTTCGTAAGCGTCTACCAGGCTTTGGAGCGGAATAATCGAACTCCAACCTCCAATGGTATTCGGCATCATAATACCCAGCTCGGTATAACCAAATGTATTTTCGATGTACTGGATATCTGAAATGACTTCTAAGTTATTTTCGTTGGCAGCCTCAAACAGATTGGCATAGTCATTAAATAATTGATAATGGTTGAAATCTATGATTTGCTGCGTTGCCTTCAAAACATCAGCATGTTTATTCTGAAAAGCATAAGTTCGAGCTAAAAAACCTAAGGCTGCGCCTTTGGTCATTCTTCCTTTTTCAGCTTGAACGACAGGTAGATCTGCTGCCGCGGCTGTTAATTCATCTTCGATAAATTTAAATACCTCTGCCCTTGGGTTTGCAGGAACTGCGGATTCTTCAATGGTTAAGGTTTTGGTGATTAAAGGCACGTCACCAAAAAGAATAGCTAAATCTAAATAGCGATAAGCGCGCAGTGTTTTGACTTCTGCTATTAATCTTTTCTTTAAATCTGCCGCAATTGGAGCTTGATCAATATGCTCTAAAATCCAGTTTGCCCTTCTAATATGTGTGTAGGTGTATCTGGAACTCGCATTACCTGGGTTTGTCGGGTTGAACGATCCATTACCGATCTGTTGAAAGCCTTCATGTGAAAAATCATTATGTGAATTGTCTGAGGCACAATCCATGTAAAAGATCTGACTTCCGGACTCCCATCCATTATATAATCCCGTTACCGCAAAAAGCGTTTCTTTTTCTGACGTCCAAAACGTTTTTTCACTTAATCGGTCTAATGGCTGTTGGTCTAATGACTCGCAAGAAGCTAATCCTAAGGCACATGCCAATACGATGTATTTATATTTACGTAACATTCTTTTTCTTTTAAAAGTTAACATTCAAACCAAAAATATTGGTCTTTACCTGTGGGTAATAATTTCCTCTTGAATCTGCTGGTGCTTCTGGATCAAATCCATTGGCAAATCCTGTAATTGTCAATAAGTTTTGACCACTGTAGTATACTTTCGCTCCTTTGATACCAATTTTGTTCAATACACTTTGTGGTATATTGTATCCTAATGTGATGTTTTTCAAACGGACATAACTTGCATTTTGAACCCAAAAATCGGAAGGATTTGTGGAGGCCGAATTTTGACTCCATGAAGTTAGCGCACGAGGCATCGATCCATTTGGATTATTGACAATATGGAAACGGTCGGCATAAATTTCTGTTGGTTTATCCGAACCGGTAATGCTACCTAAGGCTTCACCCCAGAGGTATCCTTTTACATCAGCAGCTCCTTGCCAAAACATGTTGAGATCAAAATTTTTGTAGGAGAAATTCGTCGTAAGGCCGAAAATAAATTTAGGATCAGGTGAACCTAAATAAACACGGTCATTTCCATCAATTTTACCATCACCGTTTTGATCTTTGTAGATTAAATCGCCTGCACCAACATCACCCGTTACACCTTTAACTTTTGAATCCACATATTCTTGATCGGAACGGTAGATACCCAATGTCTCATAACCATAAAAGGAACGAAGTGGTAAGCCACGATCACGGACATAAAAAGTAGAATGTGGCTCCGCAGCATCTGATTTCCACTCTAGGATCTCATTCTTAATATAAGATGCATTTGCACCGATGTCAAATTTAAATTCTCCAGCTCTGTTAGCATAATTTGCTTGAACTTCAAGACCTCTATTTCTAACTTTTCCGGCATTTTGAGTCGGAGAAGGAAGTCCAAATTGAATTGGTATAGGTAAAGTTGTATATAAACGATCGGTCGTGCGATTGAAATAATCGATTACAAAACTCCACTTGTTTTTAAAGTTTAAATCTAAACCGATGTTGGAACTGACCGATCTTTCCCACAGCAAAGCTGGATTTGCGGCAACAGAAACGGTGCCTCCAGACGACAAGGCATTGCCAAATGCATAGTTAAAACCAGAGTTGATGGTATAAATGCCTGGATACCACTCGTCGTTGGTCGGGTAAGCGTTTTCGCCTACACCAGTTAACGTTTGATTACCTAAGATACCCCATCCGCCTCTAAGTTTTAATTCAGATATGGAATTTGCTAAACTTGAATTTTGAAAGAAATTTTCTTGTGCTATGCGCCATCCTGCAGAGAATGATGGGAAGGTATTCCACTGATTGCTACTGACAAATCTGGATGAACCATCTCGTCGCACATTGGCTTCAAATAAATACTTATCAGCAAACACATAATTGATACGACCAAAATAGGATCTTAAAATCAATTTTTTAGCTCCACCATTTGCCACTTGTCCAGATGGGTCTCCTAGTACTAATTCTTGCAATTCAGTGCCTAAAAAGTTCTGACGGTATGCACTTGAAAAATCAGCACGTCTGGTTTCGTCCATAAAACCACCTAACACATTAACTTGATGCTTGCCAAAAGTCTTGTCGTAGGTTAGTAAGGATTGAAGCGTCAATAATTCTTCTTGATTGTTATAAACCGTTAAGTTATTTACACCTTGTTTTTGACTGGGCAACCCCGTGGTGTTATCATAGAATTGAATTTCCTTTACAAATTTTGAAGACATATTATCTCTAGGCTGGAAACTCACGACCTGTTTAAATTTAAGCCCTTCTACAATTTGGTACTCAGCGGATACATTGATGTTGGCATGTTTATAGATCATGGCATCAGTCGATTTCATGTCTAACCAGGCAATGGGATTTCCATCGCCATAATAGCCATAATATCCATTGGAGTATTTATAGGGAATAAAAGAGGGGATGCGGTTGGCCTGTCTAAAAATTTGAGCCATATCTCCTGTATATGGATTTACAGGCTCGTTGATTCGTTGATAGTTATAGGATAAGCCTAAATTCATCGAAAGCTTTGATGTAATTTTAGCTCCCAGATTTGTTCTAAAGTTATAACGATCGGACTTAGCGACGTCGATAACACCTTTCTGGTCCATGAAACCCAAAGAAGCCATGTAATTTACTTTTTCGGTAGCACCAGAATACTGCAGATTGTGTGACTGCTGTAGACCGCTTCCAGAATATAATAAATCTAACCAATCGGTATCGGGATATTTGTCGGGATTAGATTTATTTTTGAATCCTTCTAAGTCTGCTTCTGAAAATCGCAGTGCTAATTTTTGATTTGCTAATGCTTCATTCAAGATAACGGCATGATCGTATGATCGCATATATTTGGGTAAGCGTGTCGGATCTTGCCAGCCCGCATAACCGCTATAGGTTAATTGCGGATCGCCCATTTTCCCTTTTTTTGTGGTGATTAAAACAACCCCATTGGCCGCTTTAGATCCATAAATTGCGGCACTAGGACCATCTTTTAGGACAGAGATGTTTTCAATATCATTGGGGTTGATATTGTTCATGGAGCTCTCAACACCATCTACCAAAACTAAAGGGTTGGCATTGTTGGTAGTACCCAGTCCACGGATACGAATCGTTCCGCCGTCTTTGCCGGGTTGTCCCGAGTTTTGAATGATCGTAACCCCCGCAAATTTACCTTGTAATGCCGTTGACACATTGGTTACTGGACGATCTTGTAGATCTTTACTGCTGATTGCTTGTACTGCTCCAGTTAGGTTCACTTTTTTCTGGGTTCCAAAACCAACAACTACAACTTCATTCAACGTTTCGTTGGATTCGGTAAGTTGTACAGACATATTGGCTGATGTGATGAC is a window encoding:
- a CDS encoding SusC/RagA family TonB-linked outer membrane protein, whose protein sequence is MIKKITKPFFVTSFYPMTSALMLALTLPNHVRANHADNNSMQSQLNQQQAVSGSVSSSSGPLNGVTITVKENPALATSTDNKGKFSIQAKSGQTLVFSLVGFEKLEQVITSANMSVQLTESNETLNEVVVVGFGTQKKVNLTGAVQAISSKDLQDRPVTNVSTALQGKFAGVTIIQNSGQPGKDGGTIRIRGLGTTNNANPLVLVDGVESSMNNINPNDIENISVLKDGPSAAIYGSKAANGVVLITTKKGKMGDPQLTYSGYAGWQDPTRLPKYMRSYDHAVILNEALANQKLALRFSEADLEGFKNKSNPDKYPDTDWLDLLYSGSGLQQSHNLQYSGATEKVNYMASLGFMDQKGVIDVAKSDRYNFRTNLGAKITSKLSMNLGLSYNYQRINEPVNPYTGDMAQIFRQANRIPSFIPYKYSNGYYGYYGDGNPIAWLDMKSTDAMIYKHANINVSAEYQIVEGLKFKQVVSFQPRDNMSSKFVKEIQFYDNTTGLPSQKQGVNNLTVYNNQEELLTLQSLLTYDKTFGKHQVNVLGGFMDETRRADFSSAYRQNFLGTELQELVLGDPSGQVANGGAKKLILRSYFGRINYVFADKYLFEANVRRDGSSRFVSSNQWNTFPSFSAGWRIAQENFFQNSSLANSISELKLRGGWGILGNQTLTGVGENAYPTNDEWYPGIYTINSGFNYAFGNALSSGGTVSVAANPALLWERSVSSNIGLDLNFKNKWSFVIDYFNRTTDRLYTTLPIPIQFGLPSPTQNAGKVRNRGLEVQANYANRAGEFKFDIGANASYIKNEILEWKSDAAEPHSTFYVRDRGLPLRSFYGYETLGIYRSDQEYVDSKVKGVTGDVGAGDLIYKDQNGDGKIDGNDRVYLGSPDPKFIFGLTTNFSYKNFDLNMFWQGAADVKGYLWGEALGSITGSDKPTEIYADRFHIVNNPNGSMPRALTSWSQNSASTNPSDFWVQNASYVRLKNITLGYNIPQSVLNKIGIKGAKVYYSGQNLLTITGFANGFDPEAPADSRGNYYPQVKTNIFGLNVNF
- a CDS encoding RagB/SusD family nutrient uptake outer membrane protein; this translates as MLRKYKYIVLACALGLASCESLDQQPLDRLSEKTFWTSEKETLFAVTGLYNGWESGSQIFYMDCASDNSHNDFSHEGFQQIGNGSFNPTNPGNASSRYTYTHIRRANWILEHIDQAPIAADLKKRLIAEVKTLRAYRYLDLAILFGDVPLITKTLTIEESAVPANPRAEVFKFIEDELTAAAADLPVVQAEKGRMTKGAALGFLARTYAFQNKHADVLKATQQIIDFNHYQLFNDYANLFEAANENNLEVISDIQYIENTFGYTELGIMMPNTIGGWSSIIPLQSLVDAYETKDGKTIASSTTYNPAKPYDNRDPRLAATIVYPGALYAGKYFDPLGDTKDHPASADNASTSGYNYRKYLQNPSSYSNVWNVGVNIIVQRYAEILLLNAEAKIELNQINATVYDQLNKVRVRAGLPKVNESEYASQGKLRELVRREFRVELAGEGRRRFDIIRWGIANDVMNATVYGSLSKGSVNATTGEVTFTNLTDRFLVEKRTFTAGKNELWPIPQSAIDAGKGSLVQNKNY